The Aureispira anguillae genome contains a region encoding:
- a CDS encoding T9SS type A sorting domain-containing protein, with protein sequence MQAQHSNEFYNNGALVHIQAGAEVHVWGDVHMHQATGVLENNGLLKTQGNMYSDELFQQRGTGTTLIENSDVNIGERQFISGSYAVRGGTAQIGVNDGSFYNLELNNDQRAVYLVNSGAGSTPQYVADVRGSVNFDPQGLGPTMATNIVTHDIGTTGAISYPANGSNYAAEFGMMNAAAGQGNYINDTWHQSGNNNMSLQDNGYIIGKHRRAINAAGGTYGYFIGLDPDVATANNAGNKGFQYVHFVFGANSYDVISGYYQAGSPNNTMGAAVECSGYNMNDFWGDRHGEWIFDDINNVSSGGQYEIRVWPQDPTTPWSGTVWTISKDDVFAYPAPNPLHNDCGPTPTNLKRTGFEDFSAFGVLSGIILLESKIVDLVATPINNKFIKVDWSTSKEVNVDHFVIERSTDDANFSPITTHTATGNSQILQNYSIDDYAVLPNVNYYYRIKIVNTDGSVDYTHSVVAALVKDGNVQTINLFPNPIAEGNATLEITSISDKQSSIIVYDAIGQLIMSKEINVQKGLNTYSIATQDWPGGIYYVHINSAQSSTVKELIKTE encoded by the coding sequence ATGCAAGCACAACACTCCAATGAATTTTATAATAATGGAGCATTAGTTCACATCCAAGCAGGGGCAGAAGTGCATGTTTGGGGTGACGTTCACATGCATCAAGCTACTGGTGTCTTAGAAAACAACGGCTTGCTTAAAACGCAGGGCAATATGTACTCTGATGAGTTATTTCAACAAAGAGGAACAGGTACAACTTTGATTGAAAATAGCGATGTCAATATTGGAGAGCGTCAGTTTATTTCAGGTAGTTATGCTGTTCGAGGTGGCACTGCTCAAATTGGCGTTAACGATGGTTCTTTTTATAATTTGGAACTCAACAATGACCAACGTGCTGTTTATTTAGTTAATAGCGGTGCTGGTTCTACTCCTCAGTATGTAGCTGACGTAAGAGGATCGGTTAATTTTGACCCACAGGGTTTAGGTCCAACCATGGCGACCAATATCGTTACCCATGATATTGGTACAACAGGTGCCATAAGTTATCCTGCTAATGGTTCTAACTATGCTGCCGAATTTGGTATGATGAATGCAGCAGCAGGACAAGGCAATTACATTAATGATACTTGGCACCAATCGGGCAATAACAATATGTCACTCCAAGACAATGGTTATATTATTGGAAAACATCGCCGTGCGATCAATGCTGCGGGAGGTACTTATGGTTATTTCATAGGTCTAGATCCTGATGTGGCTACCGCTAACAATGCAGGTAACAAAGGGTTTCAATATGTACATTTTGTATTTGGTGCCAATTCTTATGATGTTATTTCTGGCTACTACCAAGCAGGTAGTCCCAATAATACCATGGGGGCAGCAGTCGAATGTAGTGGTTATAATATGAATGATTTTTGGGGCGATAGACATGGCGAATGGATTTTTGACGATATTAACAATGTTAGTAGCGGTGGACAGTATGAAATTCGTGTTTGGCCACAAGATCCTACAACTCCTTGGTCGGGAACGGTTTGGACAATTTCCAAAGACGATGTTTTTGCTTATCCAGCTCCCAATCCTTTGCACAATGACTGCGGACCAACTCCTACCAATCTAAAAAGAACAGGATTTGAAGATTTTTCTGCCTTTGGTGTACTTTCTGGAATTATACTACTAGAATCTAAAATTGTTGATTTGGTTGCAACTCCTATTAATAACAAATTCATTAAGGTGGATTGGTCAACAAGTAAGGAAGTTAATGTAGATCACTTTGTTATCGAAAGAAGTACAGATGATGCCAACTTCTCTCCTATTACAACGCATACTGCTACTGGTAATAGCCAAATTCTACAAAATTATTCCATTGATGACTATGCTGTTTTGCCTAATGTTAATTATTATTACCGCATCAAAATTGTAAATACAGATGGTTCTGTTGATTACACGCATTCTGTGGTAGCAGCCCTTGTCAAAGATGGAAATGTACAAACCATCAACCTCTTCCCTAATCCTATTGCTGAAGGCAATGCAACACTAGAGATTACCTCTATTTCTGACAAGCAGTCTTCTATTATTGTTTATGATGCAATTGGGCAATTAATTATGTCTAAAGAAATTAATGTTCAAAAAGGATTAAATACTTATAGTATAGCAACCCAAGATTGGCCAGGCGGTATTTATTATGTTCATATTAATAGCGCACAGTCTTCAACCGTAAAAGAGTTGATCAAAACAGAATAA
- the hscB gene encoding Fe-S protein assembly co-chaperone HscB, which yields MNYFEFYDLPISFNLDSEILRRQFLKFSKKYHPDFYTMESEAKQAEILELSTTNNEAYKLLKDQEKRIKYILELKGLLGKDIKPELPQSFLMDMMDINEQVMELQFEYDPTSHQAIQQDIDQKEQELLAVVQPIFDQYDDHQINAEELATIRDYYLQSRYLKRLKENMQKII from the coding sequence ATGAATTATTTTGAGTTCTACGACCTGCCCATTTCTTTCAATTTAGATTCAGAGATCTTGCGTCGCCAATTTTTAAAATTTAGCAAAAAATACCACCCTGATTTTTACACCATGGAATCAGAAGCTAAACAAGCTGAAATTTTGGAATTATCAACGACCAATAATGAAGCTTACAAACTATTAAAAGATCAAGAGAAGAGAATCAAGTACATCTTGGAACTAAAAGGGCTTTTGGGCAAAGATATTAAGCCAGAATTGCCTCAGTCCTTCTTGATGGATATGATGGATATTAATGAACAGGTGATGGAACTGCAATTCGAATACGACCCAACAAGTCATCAAGCTATCCAACAAGATATCGACCAAAAAGAACAGGAGCTATTAGCGGTTGTTCAACCTATCTTTGACCAATATGATGATCACCAAATAAATGCTGAAGAATTGGCAACCATTCGAGATTATTACTTGCAAAGTCGTTACCTAAAGCGACTCAAAGAAAACATGCAAAAAATTATTTGA
- a CDS encoding NAD(P)/FAD-dependent oxidoreductase, protein MIETDIIIVGAGPCGLFTVFEAGLLKLKCHLVDSLPQPGGQLTEIYPKKPIYDIPGFPDILAGDLVDNLMKQIEPFKPGFTLGERAETIKKLEDERFLLTTSKGTEIVAPVIAIAGGLGCFEPRKPPISNIVDFEDKGVEYIIKEPELYRDKKIVIAGGGDSALDWTIFLSEVAAEVTMVHRRKSFRGALDSVEKVEALAAAGKIKLLTESQVVGLNGNGKLNEVTIKHKVDGEFSQPVDHFIPLFGLSPKLGPIADWGLNISRSAIEVNTFDYSTNIPGIYAIGDVNTYPGKLKLILCGFHEGTLMVQSAFKHIYPDKKVQFKYTTVNGVNGFE, encoded by the coding sequence ATGATAGAAACGGATATAATAATAGTGGGCGCAGGTCCATGTGGCTTGTTTACGGTATTTGAAGCAGGATTGCTCAAGTTAAAATGCCATCTGGTTGATTCTTTGCCTCAACCTGGCGGGCAATTAACAGAAATTTATCCCAAGAAGCCGATTTATGACATTCCTGGTTTTCCAGACATCTTAGCTGGCGATTTGGTGGATAATTTAATGAAGCAAATTGAGCCATTCAAACCAGGCTTCACTTTGGGAGAACGTGCTGAAACCATTAAAAAACTAGAAGACGAGCGCTTTCTATTGACCACAAGTAAAGGTACTGAAATCGTTGCTCCTGTTATTGCCATTGCTGGTGGTTTGGGTTGTTTTGAACCTCGAAAACCTCCTATTTCTAATATTGTAGACTTTGAGGATAAAGGAGTAGAGTACATTATCAAAGAGCCTGAATTGTATCGTGACAAAAAAATTGTTATTGCAGGAGGTGGAGATTCTGCCCTAGATTGGACTATTTTCTTATCTGAGGTTGCCGCTGAGGTAACCATGGTGCACCGTCGCAAAAGCTTTAGAGGAGCGCTAGATTCTGTAGAAAAAGTAGAAGCACTGGCTGCTGCTGGCAAAATAAAATTGTTGACAGAATCTCAAGTAGTTGGTCTAAATGGAAATGGGAAATTAAACGAAGTAACCATCAAACACAAGGTAGATGGTGAATTTTCTCAACCTGTCGATCACTTTATCCCTCTATTTGGGTTGAGTCCAAAATTAGGTCCTATTGCAGATTGGGGATTAAATATTAGTCGTTCTGCCATTGAAGTCAATACCTTTGATTATAGTACAAACATCCCTGGTATTTATGCCATTGGTGATGTCAATACCTACCCTGGCAAATTAAAGTTAATTTTATGTGGTTTCCATGAGGGAACTCTAATGGTACAATCTGCATTTAAGCACATTTATCCAGATAAAAAAGTTCAATTCAAATATACTACTGTTAATGGAGTGAATGGTTTTGAATAA
- a CDS encoding flavodoxin, with amino-acid sequence MNKIGLFWGSDTGMTEEIVTVLIDLIGKDLVDSVNVFNTSIEQIESYEHLILGLSTWYDGELQSDWDEFFEQFEKIDFSNKTVALFGLGDQEGYAEYFVDGIGIIGDVVQQNGGKIVGKWSTKGYDFEASKAIDQEGLFLGLAIDEDNQPEQTDERLEQWVHQLKKEGFFDKIKCLEE; translated from the coding sequence ATGAATAAAATTGGTCTTTTTTGGGGTTCCGATACAGGAATGACAGAAGAAATTGTCACAGTGCTTATTGACTTGATCGGAAAAGATCTAGTGGATAGTGTTAATGTATTTAATACCAGTATTGAACAAATTGAATCCTATGAACACTTGATATTAGGGCTTTCAACTTGGTATGATGGAGAGCTACAAAGCGATTGGGATGAATTTTTTGAACAGTTTGAAAAAATTGACTTTTCGAACAAAACGGTTGCTTTATTTGGTCTAGGGGACCAAGAAGGCTACGCTGAATATTTTGTTGATGGCATCGGAATTATAGGTGATGTTGTTCAACAAAATGGCGGCAAAATTGTTGGTAAATGGAGTACTAAAGGATACGATTTTGAAGCATCCAAAGCAATCGACCAAGAGGGTCTATTTTTAGGTCTTGCGATTGATGAAGACAACCAACCTGAACAAACCGATGAACGTCTAGAACAATGGGTGCATCAATTAAAAAAGGAAGGTTTTTTTGATAAAATTAAGTGTTTAGAAGAATAG